Below is a genomic region from Rana temporaria chromosome 3, aRanTem1.1, whole genome shotgun sequence.
ttagcaggcaagtatattgagaatcattactagccaatttacggcggcgtagcctaaacaggctaagctacgccgccgcatctttaagcactcgtacctgaatctacctataaaaccTTACAATTGCTTCCTCTCATCTACCACAGATGGGTGTCATCTGCGCCAGCATGGCCCCAGAAGGTGATGTGAGATAGCGGGGTACTGATGCCAATCAAGTCTTCTGGTGGTATAAGTTCTCTACCGATTGTAAGGCATTATTCTTACTGAAATAACACTGATATTGAATTGTACATCTTTTATTGGAGTCATATAAAATACAAACCAAAGAAACAAAACAATTCAGTGCAAAACACAAGGCTCATTGTGATCAtctttaatgtagataaatataCCTTTATactatagaaaacaaaaaaaaattaaaataaaaaaataaaataaaagttaatcAGTATTtacatataatttatttttccttGCAGTTGCTTAGGGTTAAAATGTTTCAGCTTCTTGAGGAGTGTACTTTGCTTGCTTACACATGTTTAACAAACAGCAGATAATTGGGCAAAGCTTCTTGTGTTCAGCTTTTACAGCAAACATGGACTTTACCGAAGTGTTCCAGGAATATCCACCTGTAAAATAAACAAGCAGTTATTACACTGACTGTTAAAAAGCTATCTAGGATTGTTCTGCTGAGAAATAATCAATGGAAGGCCCCACATGAAAGGATAGCAGTTTTCCTATCACACCTAtacaggcctcatgcacacatgacaattaaccacttcagctccggaccatttggctgccaaatgaccgggccactttttgcgattcggcactgcgtcgctttaactgacaattgcgctgtcgtgcgacgtggctcccaaacaaagttgatgtccttttttcccacaaatagagctttcttttggtggtatttgatcacctctgcggtcatttttttttgcgctataaacaaaaatagagcgaaaatttttaaaaaaatcaatattttgtacttttaataaatatccccatttttttttaaaaaaaagcaacttttttctcagtttaggccaatacgtaatcttctacatatttttggtaaaaaaaaaaaatcgcaataagggtatattgattgggttgcacaaaagttatagcatctacaaaataggggatagttttatgtcatttttattattcttgtttttttttaactagtaatggcggcgatctgcaatttttatcgtgactgccactttatggcggacacattggacacttcgacaaatttttgggaccatcgtcatttatacagcgattagtgctataaaaatgcacagattactgtaaaaattacactgccagtgaaggggttaaccactagggggcgctgaaggggctaagtgtgtcctagggagtgaatctaactgtgagggggaggagctaccagtgacatgtcagcaatcactgttcccgatcacagggaacagtcgatccctgacatgtcactaggcagaacagggaaatgccttgtttacaaaggcatccccctgttctgcctttgccgaccacaATCGCGAGCTGCCCAGAAACATCGAGTTACCGTGACCTGCGGGCACACTCATGAGGCACGCGGCGGACGTGCGCGCCCGCTGGGCGACAAATTTCAAGAAacgtacaggtacacccattctgcccgtgccattctgctgatgtatatcggcgtgcggcggtgggcaagtggtaaAGAACACCAGCACTGGTGCCAGAAAAAAAGCAGCATTAAAAACGAGCTGCATTTTTAGAGTTATAGAGTTTAAGGGCGTTTTTCCACgttagtgtttttgtttttgtgttcagTAAAAACACTCTCATTAACCTAAAAATGCCAAATGTTTAGCtgtttttttggggaatttttcgTTTTTACAGATCAACAGCATCTGCTTCTGGACGCACAGGCTGTCATTTTTTTCTACTGACCCTAAACGCTTATGCTTCTGAAAGTTTATATGTGCATGGAACACATAGGGTATCATGGTGGGGTGTTCCTAGGCAGTTAAAATAAACGTCAGACGCCtctaacagcagctgtaaaaacttcctgtgtgcatgagccctatgaTTAGAATACagttttgcagaaaaaaatatcCGTACATTTAAACTGTCTTATCTAAATTGCATAGCATGTTTAATACCTTTAGAACAAGTTTGAAAGCTATACTATTTTTTGTTCCACTGTTCCCACTTTGTGTGGAAAGATATTTACATGCATagctacagtaggtgcacgcgatattgtgtcaatctcgctccctttctcggcgagattgagcacctacgagccccatctcgggagccagcgccgagctggcttgccgcgatagagacaaagccgtcatagaagcgacgggagatccgacttggattcccgccaattctacacgtgtgcggcgtttgttatgaatcctgagggggaagtccccgccggattttaaataaaaatccggcatgggttcccccctcaggagcataccgggcccttaggtctgttatgggttgtaaggagagccccccccctacgccgaaaaaacggcgtagggggtccccctacaatccataccagacccgtatccaaagcacgctacccggccgaccaggaaaggagtggggacgagcgagcgcccccccctcctgagccgtaccaggctgcatgccctcaacatgggggggttgggtgctccggggcaggggggcgcactgcggggcccccccaccccagagcaccctgtcccaatgttgatgaggacagggccccttcccgacaaccctggccgttggttgtcggggtatgcgggcgggaggcttatcggaatctgggagccccctttaataaggggtcccccagataccggccccccaccctaagtgaatggatatggggtacatcgtacccctacccattcacctggaggaaaaatgttaaagtcaataaacacaacacaagagtttttaaaataatttattagtctgctccggaggccgccccctgtcttctttagctctttttaccagggggggcttcttctttgaagtcttcgggtgggggccgctcttcgccgccgtccggttctcttccaccgccgggggggtcgcttttataaaagcgcccactcctcggcgggtttcctccgacgtcttcggcggggggtggtgtgcttcttcttccgctatccgggggggtcttcttcggctatccggggggtcttcttcactctccgggggtcttctgctatgttcgccgctctccgctgttgactcggcgcaccccggttcttcctccagctgtccggtgccttctccttcagcgctgaacgtctatcttcttcttccgtgctgtgacgtattcttcttcttccgggctgtgacgtcatcttcttctcttctcccgatgttgacacgtcgcctcttctcgctgaaatgacgggtgcgcggcttgcatcggacctatataggcctcacagtcccatcatgctccggtacctacccagatgggtaggtatcacatgggtaggtacagagcatgatgggactgtgaggcctatataggtctgatgcaagccgcgcacccgtcatttcagcgagaagaggcgacgtgtcaacatcgggagaagagaagaagatgacgtcacagcccggaagaagaagatagcgctgaaggagaaggcaccggacagctggaggaagaaccggggtgcgccgagtcaacagcggagagcggcgaacatagcagaagacccccggagagtgaagaagaccccccggatagaggaagaagacccccccggatagccgaagaagacccccccggatagcggaagaagaagcacaccaccccccgccgaagacgtcggaggaaacccgccgaggagtgggcgcttttataaaagcgacccccccccggcggtggaagagaaccggacagcggcgaagagcggcccccacccgaagacgtcaaagaagaatcccccccctggtaaaaagagctaaagaagacagggggcggcctccggagcagactaataaattattataaaaactcttgtgttgtgtttattgactttaacatttttcctccaggtgaatgggtaggggtacgatgtaccccatatccattcacttagggtggggggccggtatctgggggcccccttattaaagggggctcccagattccgataagcctcccgcccgcataccccgacaaccaacggccagggttgtcgggaaggggccctgtcctcatcaacatggggacagggtgctctggggtgggggggccccgcagtgcgcccccctgccccagagcacccaacccccccatattgtgggcatgcagcctggttcggctcaggagggggggggcgctcgctcgtccccactcctttcctggccggccgggtagcgtgctttggatacgggtctggtatggattgtaggggggctctccttacaacccataacagacctaagggcccggtatgctcctgaggggggaacccatcccggatttttatttaaaatccggcggggacttccccctcaggattcataacaaacgccgcacacgtgtagaattggcgggaatccaagtcggatctcccgtcgcttctatgacgcgcttgctggaatgtgctgtcaccattcaagcgagtgcgagatgttggcaccctgtcgccgagaatcagcgcgatgctgtcgtgctaaaaacacattctcggcggcaggtactgtactgCCTGGAGCACATCTATGAATGTTTGAAAAACGAGTAGAAGATCATGGCGCCACCTGCATGCCAACGTGCTGTGAGATGCACACAGCTGCCAGACTACATTTCCCGTGAACGCTGGCATGTATGGAAATAAGTACTGCTTATGATTTTTGCTTATTTGCCCACACATACATTGCATTCTTAGGACAGGCAGACTGCCAGTAGTTGTCCATCCGTTCACTCAGCAGATGCTTTCATAGTCACATAGATGAATGCTATTCCTAAGATTCTTTCCAAAACCACATACATTTGCTATGACTAGTTTTCACAAATGCAAAAATGAAAGACGGTCTATGATTGAAGTAAGGATACAAGCTGTCAAAATGTCAACACAGTTTCTGTCTTAAATTACATTAAACTGCATCAGTCATGAGAGAAATATGGGGGCTGCCACCACTGGCCTcctgaaaatgttagttgcctggcTGGTCTAATATTTCACATGTCCCTCAAAGTGAGATCATACTGCAGGTGCTGGCATCTACACTAGAGGAAACCGACAGTAAAGCCTAGCAGCTTCACACACAGTTtccaactgcgcatgtgcaagcttTGCTGCGCTATGTGATTGGTCCCGCAGTATTCTGAGACCTGTGATGCAGGAAAAGGAGGAGGGGCAAACTTCCACTCAGCTCGCTGCGGCAATCTGACCAGAAGTGgcagagcaggtacctgtcaaaaccacttTAGGGCACCTTGGAAGTTCCTGTATTTCATACATTTCAATTTGTGGGGACATCTCCACTGCAGAGACATCTATCCTCCTGAAGACTTCCTGTACAAAACCACTGTCAACCCTTTACTCTTTTGACCTTGCTACTACCAAAGAGGTCTCTAAAGTTTTCACAGAAGCCCGCCTTACCACCTGTcacctggatcctgttccctcacatcTACTACTGTCACCCTCTTCTTCTATTTGTGCTCCctcactcacatcttcaatctctccctctctactggcaccttcccctcccctctaaaaCATGCCCTGATCACcctcatacttaaaaagccctcactggatccCACCAGCCGGAGCAACTTAAGACACATCTCCTTGCTCCTACCGCATGGACAACAACCTTCTTGATcccttacagtctggctttcGCTAGCTACACTGAAACTGCCCTACTGAAACTCACTAATgacctactaactgctaaaaccaatggccactaCTCCATACTTATACTACTCGACCTCGCTGCagcctttgatactgttgactatcccctcaaaaaactccactctCTTGGGCTTTaagactctgctctctcctggctCTCCTCCTACCTTTCAAAGCACTTCTTCAGTGTGACCTATAACTCTGTTTCCTCCTCTCCACTTCCTCTTTCTGTGGGATTACCTCAATTTTCTGCCCTTGGACCCCTTCTTGTCTCCATTtgcacctcctcccttggtctgTTAATAAACTCCCATGGCTTCCTGTACCacctctatgctgacgacacacaaatatatatctctactcctcacctcactccttcagtctcctctcgcattactaacttactaactgacatatcaacatggatgtcacaccacttcctcaaactcaatctttctaaaaccaaGCTCATAATTTTTCCACCAGACCATGCCCCCACCCCCTGACTTCTCCATCAAGATCAATAatacaaccatcagtccctcccctcatgccaaggtgtaatcctagactctgacctgtctATTCAGCCCCAAATCCAAACATACTGTCCAAATCGTCCAGACTTTACCTctgaaacatctccaaaatatgcccctttctaacCGTTGACACCATTAAgcctcatccaccttaccaactgttcAGTGTCTGCCACTCCTCTCTGCCACTgacttcccattgcccaacgaataCAATTAAAAAGACTAACAATAACGTACAAAGCCATTTACAattctgccccaagctacatcgcCAATCTTATCTCTAAATATCACCAAACTGTCCTCTCCACTCCTCCGAAGAcctgctgctctctagctcccttgtctcctccttccatgctcatctctagagcctctcccatcctctggaactcactaccccaatctgtccagttatctcctactctgtccactttttggCGATCcccgaaaactcatctcttcatggAAGGCTATCCTACCTCCAGCTAACAACCAAATCCTCTACTCCCCTCATCAGTTCACCCCTGACAGTCCCTACCTTTTGTTTCATCAGCCTCTACGTCTTATATTGTAAGCTTGCAGGAGCAGGGCTCCTCTAACCCTCTTGGTTTGAATTGTACTGTTCGTGTAGTTTCTCCCTTTACATTTTAAAGcgatgtgcaaactgttggtgctatataaatcctgaacaataataataatacagtggCCCACTATAGGATAGTAAACAAAGTTACAGCTTACAACACAGCAAAAAGAATATTTGGTGTTGCAGAATGTCTTTATATTTACTCCAAAGAAGAATAGTTAGCAGAAACACTTGTGCTGGCATGGTAAAAGCACTTGCATGCCAGGCCACAGTTGATGGATGTGTGTCTATCTATGTGTGCATATTCAGAGCATGCAATGAAACACCCTAACATATAAGACTATTTAAACTCACAACTGCCCCCACAAATGATCTTCAACTATCCTGTTTCCTATTAATCTTTGATCTGGTTACCTGACCCAGACTGCCCTGATCTGACCGTGATGTTACTCCTGGTACTGAACTGGCATTTCCTCTATCCACCTGGTTACATTCTTCTTGATGTCTTGGCTTCAAACAAATCTTAACCTGTCTTTCATCCCTGCCATTCCAGTCTACATTATGCTGACTACGTAATGGCTTATACAACATTCCCTGGAGCCAACCTCAACCTGATTCTAGCCATTATTACAGTCACCTACCTGGCACTATACTTACATTTTTCTCTCCCTCTATTCCCTGTATCAGTAATCACATTTCTACTTCTTAGGttaggttcacatatgtgcaaatgTACACACGCATTacgggtacagcagcccattaatttgaatAGGCCAGTGTACCCGTAAGAATTGCAGGGAAAAAAGTTCCTGacctgttttttaaaaaaaaacggcgcACAGAACTGCATGGTGCCAAAACATGCGTGGGTGCcgatgcatgggggtccccctaagAATTAACGGCACCCCTGCATGTCTGCTAGAAAGCAATATGCTTCTGTTTGGGTCAGGAACAAGTGCAATTATGCAATTGCACTTATGTGAACCTAGTATTAGACAAGTTTAGATCTGATTGGTGGTTGGATGTAACTTGTAATTTTACAAACAGCCTAATGATCTTCATCCAACAACTGTAATATTATACAATCAAAAGACTAACTTTTAAAGTAAATTGCAGCTATATTTAAAAGCAATTAAATATGTGCATTGCTTTAGCTTTACTGAGTTGAATTCATTAAAGTGGTGgtccgcataaaaaaaaaaagaatttaaagccagcagcttcaaatatTGCAGTCGCTCGGCTCTCAGCTGCCcctgccaccatcctcggtgagggaatcaggaggtgaagcattgcggcttcacttccgggttccctactgcgcatgcgtcttcactggtccccgctgacTCCTGGGACcaatgtgtttcccagaagacagcagggggggtgggaaggggcgtgactcccgcgggagtctatgcccggaagtgggtgcaaatacctgtataatacaggtatctgcaccccctcccccctgaaaggtgccaaatgtgacactggagcggggggggggggatccgaaaagcggaggttcactttttgtgtggacctccgctttaattggcAATCATAACTTCAGTATATTTGGTTTTTGCTTTGGTTTTATTGATTTTTGAGAATTACATTGTTGATCGTTACATAATTGTTAGTGTAATCCTATATACACTTATTTCGTAAGGCAATGTGCAAGAGACCATGTATTTTAACAATTCTAGATCATTCTGCAAAAACTGTCCAGTATGGCAATTTCAAAGCCAGAAAAGCAGTTAACATGTAAAACCTGCACGTACTGTACCAGGACTTATACTGTAAATCTTTTTTGGAAATTATATTAGACATACCTTCCTCAACTGTCTCATACTGCTTCCTCTGATAGCTTCCATAAGGTCATCACGTGCCGATTTCTGGGGTGTAGGTGGCCTAGAACCCTCTTCTACTTTCTTTTCTGAAATGGATCTTAGAgaattttttatgtcttttagtatattgttttgttcttttttactcTTTTTGCCTTTTGTTTTTATCTgtccattttgaattttttttgctgatctttCATGCTGCTTAATGACTTCAGCAATATTCCTGGTGGGAGCCTTTTTTTCCTGAACAACTTGCAATAATGGAGGGGCAggtggaggaggtggtggaggcGGTGGAGGAGGGGCTAAAGTTATGGTAGCCTGAACTTTTCTTGTTGCCTTTGGTGATGACCATGGTGAACTCTTGGGAGAAGGACAAGGTGAAGCCCCTGGAGTTCCTCTCTGCAATGTCTTGGTCCTTAAGTTAGATGAAGGATCATAACCAGATTCCTTTTGTTCCTGCATTCTTTTCTGTCGCTGTTTGTCCATGTTTCTAGTAAGTATGCTTGTCATAGACATACGTGGTCCTGGAAGCTCAAAGTGATAACCTAGTTTTACAATACTTGTATTATCTTTTAGTAATTTCGCTATTTCCATTTCCACTTGACTTCCCATGATGTGCCTTTGATTGTGAAATCTCAGTTCTGTCAAGATATTGTTGGAATACTGAAGAGCTCTCATAATGGGCAATATTCCTTTCCCTGTGATAAAGTTTGATTCTATGTTTAAACACGTGATACTTCTATTAACCCTCAACATGTTAGCGATAGCTGATGCCACATTGTCATCAGCATGAGTGTTTGCTAAACTAAATATTTTAACACTGGTATTATTTTTCAGAGCTTCTGCAAATGCAATTAAAGTATCAGCTGTCGTGTTCTCAATGTTATTGAGGTTTATTTCAGTAGTGTCAGGatcattgattttaatattttcaaGTGCTTCCTCAATAACGGTTGGGTTTGAGAGGACAGGGCCAGGCAATGCTTTACTGTTACCAGTATGTTCTGTGTGTCTGTTGTATTTGTCACCACTTCCACTGAATCCATTGCAAGTTGGTTTATCCAATGAAACTCCATTGCATTTTATAGTGGGAGTTTTTATGGGAATCTGTATGGCTTGCTGCTGTTCATTTTTGCTACACACCACCTCTTCTTTAATATCCCTGTCACTCTCTTCGAGGTCACTTTCAGCTTCTTCCTTTttgtcctcctcttcttcttctactacttcttcttcttctactacttcttcttcttcttcttcgtcttcttcttcttcttcttcttctctatcTACTTCCTCATCCTCATCTTCTTCTGTATAAACCTCCTCTGATACTTCACTGTTGCTTCCTGTAAAGTCATCTTCTTCAATttcatcttcttcctcctccttagGATCCTGTAAAAACAAATACAGTTTTGTTAAATGGTTTTAGTTTTCACGATATGTCAAGGGTAAGGAAATCTCATTATAGTTAAATGATCTATCCATCCACTTTTTGTAGAAACACAAGTATGcatatttttctacatttatACAATGGCTTTGTACATATTTCCTTAGTTTGTTTTATATGGTCcagaccataggtgtgcgcagcctattgcattagctcaaacactcaaacacacactactggtGGCtcgctgtgttcattcagaagaggaaggggtcagtaaatgacatatttactggcccctttctccgttcatcctaaaacatccccgcaGCATCAGCcgctgggagaggagaggagaggagggaatccAGCAGTAGTGCAGGGGGAGGGCAGTAGGGGAAATTGATGCTTCACAGGGTGATtacggtgtgcctgggcacacctggcacaccctgggcGCATGCCTATGGTCCAGACTAAAACATATTGAAaccagtttttcatttttttgttaggTAAATCTACAATAATTCATGGGAATATTATATAGCCTTATATCCAACCATTGCATAAATCTCAAGCTACTGTACACTATAATACAAAATATATTGggctgcctgcctttacacgtgcattaattttaatggcatcccagttgtcgtccatagggtttaatattgagttggcccatcctttgcagctataacagcttcaactcttctgggaaggctgtccacaaggtataggagtgtgtgtctatgggaatgtttgaccattcttccagaagtgcatttgtgaggtcaagcactgatgtggacaagaaggtctgtatcgcagtctctgctctaattcattccaaaggtgttctattgggatgaggtctggactctgtgcaggttagtctagttcctccactccaaacttactcatccatgtctttatgtatCTATGTCTGGTGCGcagccatgttggaacaggaaggggccatccccaaactgttcccacaatgttaggagcatgaaattgttcaaaacgTCTAGGTATGCTGACGccctaagagttccctttactgaaactaaggggccaaacccaacccctgaaaaacaactccacaccataatcccccctccaccaaatgatttggagcctgcgagccaggccttcttgtccacaccagtgcctgacctcacaaatgcacttctggaagaatggtcaaacattcccatagacacactcctaaactttgtggacagccttaccagaaaagttgaagctgttatagctgcaaagggtgggccaactcaatattgaaccctacggactaagactgggatgccattaatgttcatgtgcatgtaaatgtaggcatctcaatacttttggtaatatagtgtatgttgaagcctggttcacactagtgcaacttCTGATGTGACTTGAGTCACACAGAATCGCCTGACAATGGAAATCAAATTGTTTTTAATGGTGCTCATTCTCATCAGTGTGACTCAGTACAGAGTGATTTTGGAAAAagttcctgtgctactttggtgTGATTCCATTGagattttggccccatagactttaatggaaaaTCACAGAAATCGCAAGTACATACAATTCTGATGCAATTTGAAAAGCgattttatgtttttaatttttccctGAACTTTGCTCTCAGACAAGTCCTTAGTCTCTCAAAAGTAGTGGTAGTAGCTGTAAAACACACAACCATAAAATCACACTAAACAGGCTTAAAATTGCCtcaaaaaaggtataaaaaaatatagaacaacagtttaaaaatgtataaagccaaagattaaaaatacaattaaaccacaaaaacaaatatactgtatatactcgagtataagccgactcgatcataagccgaggcacccaaatgaggcccttgcctcactgtgcccttgcctcactgtgcccaggcctcactgtgcccatgcctcactgtgtccatgactagactgacgtttaacatgggagtctatggaaggggtgctcgggtttgaaaaatcagtacttcccagccataggtcccccagacaacagactttgcacacttata
It encodes:
- the LMOD2 gene encoding leiomodin-2, producing the protein MSTFGYRREISKYEDIDEDELLASLSPEELQELERELDDIEPDHNLPVGMRQKSLTEKSPTVNFSREALMAYWEKETKKLLENEIGACAQDPKEEEEDEIEEDDFTGSNSEVSEEVYTEEDEDEEVDREEEEEEEDEEEEEEVVEEEEVVEEEEEDKKEEAESDLEESDRDIKEEVVCSKNEQQQAIQIPIKTPTIKCNGVSLDKPTCNGFSGSGDKYNRHTEHTGNSKALPGPVLSNPTVIEEALENIKINDPDTTEINLNNIENTTADTLIAFAEALKNNTSVKIFSLANTHADDNVASAIANMLRVNRSITCLNIESNFITGKGILPIMRALQYSNNILTELRFHNQRHIMGSQVEMEIAKLLKDNTSIVKLGYHFELPGPRMSMTSILTRNMDKQRQKRMQEQKESGYDPSSNLRTKTLQRGTPGASPCPSPKSSPWSSPKATRKVQATITLAPPPPPPPPPPPAPPLLQVVQEKKAPTRNIAEVIKQHERSAKKIQNGQIKTKGKKSKKEQNNILKDIKNSLRSISEKKVEEGSRPPTPQKSARDDLMEAIRGSSMRQLRKVDIPGTLR